A stretch of the Paucidesulfovibrio longus DSM 6739 genome encodes the following:
- a CDS encoding FliH/SctL family protein, which produces MSLSEAGKTAHTGRVFIGVDTPGPDSMSIQELEGKKQLTWDGAMDKEFISRVRSKAQGMAKEIIAKAMQEAELIREKAHQEGVSQGLNEGERLLQEQLDNTAAGLGQVLESIRQQADAVWEARKADLLQLIHAAVETTLGVELAERRAEILELLLRQALDRLESDRFLTLRCAPEDADLLDELLQKARQTNPKLLKWMVRPDSSMTAGVVVEAENAKVENGVDGRWEGVRVILDQLALRLPDDAEPGGER; this is translated from the coding sequence ATGTCTTTATCTGAAGCAGGCAAGACCGCACACACGGGCCGCGTCTTCATCGGCGTGGACACGCCCGGACCGGACAGCATGTCCATCCAGGAGCTGGAAGGCAAGAAGCAGCTCACCTGGGACGGAGCCATGGACAAGGAGTTCATCTCCCGCGTGCGCTCCAAGGCCCAGGGCATGGCCAAGGAGATCATCGCCAAGGCCATGCAGGAGGCCGAGCTCATCCGCGAAAAGGCCCACCAGGAAGGCGTCAGCCAGGGCCTGAACGAAGGGGAACGCCTGCTCCAGGAACAGCTCGATAACACCGCCGCCGGACTCGGCCAGGTGCTCGAGTCCATCCGTCAACAGGCCGACGCGGTCTGGGAAGCGCGCAAGGCCGACCTGCTCCAACTCATCCACGCCGCCGTGGAAACCACCCTCGGCGTGGAACTGGCCGAACGCCGTGCGGAAATCCTGGAGCTGCTGCTGCGCCAAGCCCTGGACCGGCTTGAATCCGACCGTTTCCTGACCCTGCGCTGCGCCCCCGAAGACGCGGACCTGCTCGACGAACTTTTGCAGAAGGCCCGCCAGACCAACCCCAAGCTGCTCAAATGGATGGTCCGCCCGGACTCCTCCATGACCGCCGGGGTCGTGGTCGAAGCCGAGAACGCCAAGGTGGAGAACGGCGTGGACGGCCGCTGGGAAGGGGTCCGGGTGATCCTGGACCAGCTCGCCCTGCGCCTGCCCGACGACGCCGAGCCGGGCGGGGAGCGCTAG
- a CDS encoding FliI/YscN family ATPase — protein MPLDPREAARMIREIDPCRSYGKVTKVVGLIAEGQGIRAPLGSVCHLLPNGAAKEGVAAEVVGFRDGACLFMPYGDMRGIQPGSLIRNSSSPPLVPVAQAMLGRALDAFGTPLDGNGSFAPETHVPLYREPPNPLDRPRIVEPLDVGVRAINGLLTLGKGQRVGIMAGSGVGKSTLMGMIARTTKADINVIGLVGERGREVVEFMERDLGPEGMARSVLVIATSDKSPLIRMRAAYAATAIAEWFRDQGKDVLMMMDSVTRFCMAGREVGLAAGEPPTRGGYTPSVFAHLPQLLERAGKSPKGSITGIYTVLVDGDDFTEPIADATRSILDGHIVLTRELADQGHYPSIDVLKSISRLRSDITPRAALDAGRTVLRHMATFQRVEDMVNIGAYQKGSNPDIDKAIAMRGPINTYLRQNVDEKEPLETSFIKLTELAEGKGPSAKPKSR, from the coding sequence ATGCCCCTGGACCCGCGCGAAGCAGCCCGGATGATCCGGGAGATCGACCCCTGCCGCTCCTACGGCAAGGTCACCAAGGTCGTGGGACTCATCGCCGAAGGCCAGGGCATCCGCGCTCCGCTCGGTTCGGTCTGCCATCTTTTGCCGAACGGTGCCGCCAAGGAAGGCGTCGCCGCCGAGGTGGTCGGATTCCGCGACGGCGCCTGCCTGTTCATGCCCTACGGCGACATGCGCGGCATTCAGCCCGGCAGCCTGATCCGCAACTCTTCCAGCCCGCCGCTCGTGCCCGTGGCCCAGGCCATGCTCGGCCGCGCCCTGGACGCCTTCGGCACGCCGCTGGACGGCAACGGCTCCTTTGCTCCGGAAACCCATGTTCCCTTGTATCGCGAGCCTCCGAACCCCCTGGACCGACCCCGCATCGTCGAGCCCCTGGACGTGGGCGTTCGCGCCATCAACGGCCTGCTGACCCTGGGCAAGGGCCAGCGCGTGGGCATCATGGCCGGTTCCGGCGTGGGCAAATCCACACTCATGGGCATGATCGCCCGGACCACCAAGGCCGACATCAACGTCATCGGCCTCGTGGGCGAGCGCGGCCGCGAGGTCGTGGAATTCATGGAGCGCGATCTCGGTCCCGAGGGCATGGCCCGCAGCGTGCTCGTTATCGCCACTTCGGACAAGAGCCCGCTGATCCGCATGCGCGCGGCATACGCGGCCACGGCCATCGCGGAATGGTTCCGCGACCAGGGCAAGGACGTGCTGATGATGATGGATTCCGTGACGCGCTTCTGCATGGCCGGACGCGAGGTAGGGCTGGCTGCGGGCGAACCGCCCACGCGCGGCGGCTACACGCCCTCGGTGTTCGCGCACCTGCCCCAGCTCCTGGAGCGCGCGGGTAAAAGTCCCAAGGGCTCCATCACGGGCATCTACACCGTGCTCGTGGACGGCGACGACTTTACCGAGCCCATCGCGGACGCCACCCGGTCCATCCTCGACGGGCACATCGTGCTCACCCGGGAACTGGCCGACCAGGGGCACTACCCCTCCATCGACGTGCTCAAGAGCATCAGCCGACTGCGCTCGGACATCACCCCGCGCGCCGCGCTGGACGCGGGACGAACCGTCCTGCGCCACATGGCGACCTTCCAGCGCGTGGAGGACATGGTCAACATCGGCGCCTACCAGAAAGGATCCAACCCGGACATCGACAAAGCCATCGCCATGCGCGGCCCCATCAACACCTACCTGCGCCAAAATGTTGACGAGAAGGAACCGCTGGAAACAAGCTTCATCAAGCTCACGGAACTGGCGGAAGGCAAAGGCCCTTCGGCCAAACCCAAATCACGCTGA
- a CDS encoding glycosyltransferase family 2 protein, giving the protein MNTVTGLVLTYNGERLLDQCLASLDFCDEILVVDSLSRDGTVEIAKAHGARIIERAWPGPVDQFRHALENIHTDWVVSLDQDEFLDPRLKNALVATLKEGSPPADLAGYWVNRRSFYFNRFMKHSGWYPDRLLRVFRSGRMTVSASGAHYRFTPDGPTQRLAGDIVHYPYRNFAEHMEKMNSYAQQGADALRAKGRKGGVFRAIAHAKLRFLKLYVLKLGVLDGRAGFINACAGAYYAFQKYVRIEESGPWGEL; this is encoded by the coding sequence ATGAATACCGTCACCGGCCTCGTGCTCACCTACAACGGCGAGCGACTTCTGGATCAGTGCCTTGCCTCCCTCGACTTTTGCGATGAAATTCTGGTGGTGGACTCTCTGTCCAGGGACGGCACCGTGGAGATCGCCAAAGCGCACGGCGCGCGGATCATCGAACGGGCCTGGCCCGGCCCCGTGGACCAGTTCCGGCACGCGCTGGAAAACATCCATACGGACTGGGTCGTCAGCCTGGACCAGGACGAATTCCTGGACCCCCGCCTCAAAAACGCCCTCGTCGCGACGCTCAAAGAGGGCTCGCCTCCCGCGGACCTCGCGGGCTATTGGGTCAACCGCCGATCGTTTTATTTCAATCGCTTCATGAAGCATTCGGGCTGGTACCCGGACCGGCTGCTGCGCGTATTCCGCAGCGGGCGCATGACTGTCAGCGCGTCCGGGGCGCACTACCGCTTCACTCCGGACGGGCCGACGCAGCGCCTTGCCGGAGACATCGTGCACTACCCCTACCGCAACTTCGCCGAACACATGGAGAAGATGAACTCCTACGCCCAGCAGGGGGCGGACGCTCTGCGCGCCAAAGGCCGCAAGGGGGGGGTTTTCCGCGCGATCGCTCACGCCAAGCTGCGCTTTCTCAAGCTCTACGTGCTCAAGCTCGGCGTGCTCGACGGCCGCGCGGGATTCATCAACGCCTGCGCCGGAGCCTATTACGCCTTCCAGAAATATGTGCGGATCGAGGAATCCGGCCCCTGGGGGGAATTGTGA